The genomic DNA TATAACAAAAAAGTATCTGGGCCTATTTACGATAGAATTGATATCAGAATCAAAGTTCCAAGAGTAAAAATTGATGAAATGTTCGTAAGTTCTTCGGAAGAAACATCACAAGCAATAAAAAAAAGAGTAGAAAAAGCAAGTTTGATACAAATCAAAAGACAGGGAAAATTAAATGGAAAACTCGATCAAAAAGAAATAAAAAAATATATAAAATTAGATAGCAAAGTTGAATCTTTTTTAAAAAATGGAGCAAAAAAATTTAAAATGACAGGTAGAGGAATTAATAGAATATTGAAAATATCAAGAACCATAGCAGATCTAAAAGGTTTGGAAAAAATTACAATTGAAGATATAGCTGAAGCTTTTCAGTTTAGAGGTGATAACAATATATAAGAATTATTATGGTGATTTATTTTTTAAGCTGAAAAATAATACAGAATTTAGGGAGATATTAGATTTAATAAAAAAAATACCCAAAAGATATATTTACTTCTTTTCAGAAGTAAAAAATGAATATTATTATATGAATAATATAGGAGAATTATATATATTAAAAGGAAAAAAAGAATCAAATATTTTAAAGACATTTTCTAACTTTTATCCTGAAAATGATCTAATATATTCTATATTAAAATTAACTAATAAATTTTTAATTCCTTTCACAGTATTTGATTTAGCAAACTTTTATAAAAAAGGATATAAAATTAGATATTTGAAACAAAATGAAAAAGTTATTTCTTTATACATCTTAAAAAATAATATAGTTGAATTCGTATTTTTTGATGTGGAAAATATAAATTTGATGATTCAAACGTTAAATGATATCGCTTCATTTGTTGAAGATGAATATATAATTAACGTTTATTCAAACCAACAAAACTTTAAGAATTTTTTACTAAATAAAAATTTTTTAGCAGAAAAAGAATTTTTTATACATCGTTTAGATGGCTATGGCATACATATAACAACTCCAGAAAAAAATGATTCAAATAATATGATGGAATTTTATGAAAATGTTTTAAAAAACACAAGCACTTTAGCCACTCAATTAGATGAATTTGATAAAACAAAAAAAGATATTGAAAAAATTATAGATATATCGAAAAAATTATTTGGAATAAGAATATTAATTGCAAAATATGAAAAGAAAATAATAGGTAATTGTGATATTTATTGGAATATACAAAGAAAAAGACTTGAAAGAACAGCTAAGTTAGGAATAAGTGTTTTGGAAAATTTTAGGAATATAGGTATTGGTACAATGTTAATTAATAATCATATTGTATGGTGTATAGAAAATCCTAAGATACATAGACTTGAATTGGAGGTTTTTTCTAATAATCCCAAGGCTATATCATTATATGAAAAATTAGGATTTACAATTGAGGGAAAAAGGAAAGAAGCAGCCTTTATAAATTATAAATATTATGATATTTTATTTATGGGTTATATTACAGAACCTAAAAATCTATTTTAAATATTGTGAAAATGTTGCGTGTATGTTAGGATGTTGTTATTTTCTATTAATTAAAAACAGCGTATAATAGCTTTTTTTACATAAAATTAATATCTTCTTACTTTATTTGTTATATTTCACATACTAAATTAAACCATCATAGTATATAATTCTTATGAAGATTTTTTAAAAATGATTTTCATTTTAATTCTTGTGAATTTGTGAAAAAAGTATCTATTTCGGACAATAATTGTCGCATTTAATCATTTTTTAACTTTCTAAAATACGTTTTTTGTGAAAAAAATATCTATATATTTAATATATATAATTTTTGTATATAAAATCTTAACATCAAGGAGGGAACGGAATGTCCGTGGAACTTGAAAATCAAATTAAACAGGTAGAGGAATACATCGATTCATTGAATTTAGAAGGAAAAGATAAAGTAACAAAAAGAAGCTATTTAATTCATGTGCTACATAAAGCGCAGGAAATAATCGGTTATTTACCTATTGATGTTCAGAAAGTAATTGCTAAAAAATTAGATGTTCATGCGTCAGATGTATATGGTGTTGTAACATTCTATAATTTTTTTAGCATGAAACCAAAAGGAAAATATCCTGTTAGTGTTTGTTTGGGAACAGCTTGCTATGTTAGGGGTTCAGGAGATATTTTAGAAGAATTTAAAAAACAATTAGGGATAAAAGAAGATGAAACTACAGAAGACGGTTTATTTAGTCTTCATGCTGTTAGATGTGTTGGGGCATGTGGTTTAGCTCCAGTTGTAATGATTGGTGATGAAGTTCACGGAAGACTTACAACTAAAGATGTAAAGAGATTAATAAAGGATTATAGAGCAAGGAATAAGGAATAAGGAGGGGAATTTATGCCTAAAATAAGAAGTTTAGAAGATTTAATAAAACAAAAAGAGTTAGTAAAAAATAAATTATCTTTGAGAACTGTTGCAGATAATGAAAATTTAATTACATTAAAAGTAGCAATGGGAACATGCGGTATTGCTGCAGGCGCAAAAGAAACATTTGAAAAATTATTAGATGTAATTGAAGAAAAAGGATTAGATAATATAAGAGTTATTCAAACTGGTTGTATGGGGTATTGTCATGCAGAACCAACTGTAGAAATAAATGAGCCTGGAAAAGAACCTATTTTATATGGAAGAATAACAGGCGAAAAAGCAAAAGATTTGATTGAAAAACATATTTTAAATGGAGAATTATTACAAGATTCGATTATTGGAGAAACTCACAAATCAATTAATGAGTAAGGAGGGAATTTAAATGTCATCATATAAATATCATGTTTTGATATGTGGTGGTACTGGTTGTACCTCTTCCAAAAGTGAATTAATAAAAGATAATTTTGAAAAGTTAATAAAAGAAAATGGTTTGGAAAATGATGTTCAAGTAGTAAGAACAGGGTGTTTTGGTTTTTGTGAACAGGGACCAATTGTAAAATTTTTGCCTGATAATACTTTTTATGTTAAAGTTATACCAGATGATGTAGAAGAATTAGTTAATGAACATATTATAAAAGGTAGAAAGGTTGAAAAATTATTATATGTTGAACCAACAGAAAAAGAAAGAATTGATGAGTCAAAAAAGATGCCATTTTATAAAAAACAAGTGAGAGTTGCATTAAGAAATGCAGGATTAATAGATCCAGATGATATTGACGAATATATAGCTAATGATGGATACCAGGCATTAGCTAAAGCATTATCAATAACTCCAGAAGAAGTTGTTGAAGAAATTAAGGAATCTGGTTTAAGAGGAAGAGGTGGAGGAGGATTCCCAACAGGATTAAAGTGGGGATTTGCGCAAAAAGCCAAAGGCAATATTAAATATGTTGTATGTAATGCTGATGAAGGTGATCCAGGTGCATTCATGGATAGATCTGTATTAGAAGGTGATCCACATTCTGTAATCGAAGGTATGGCTATCGCAGCATATGCTATTGGTGCGAATCAAGGATATATATATATCAGAGCTGAATATCCTTTAGCAGTAAAAAGATTAAAAAATGCTATTAATCAAGCAAAAGAATATGGATTATTAGGTGAAAACATTTTAGGCACAGATTTTTCATTTGATCTAGAAATTAGGCTTGGTGCTGGAGCCTTTGTTTGTGGTGAAGAAACTGCTCTATTAGCTTCAATTGAAGGATATAGAGGCGAACCAAGAACAAAACCTCCATTTCCTGCTAATAAAGGATTATGGGGAAAACCAACAATTATAAATAATGTTGAAACATTTGCAAATATTGCACCAATAATGTTAAAGGGTGCTAAATGGTTTAGAAGCTTAGGAACAGAAAAATCTCCTGGAACAAAAGTTTTTGCCTTAGCTGGTAAAATAAATAATGTTGGACTTGTGGAAGTTCCTATGGGTACAACATTAAGAGACGTTATATTTGATATAGGTGGAGGAATTAGAGATAATAAAAAATTCAAAGCTGTTCAAACTGGAGGACCTTCAGGAGGATGTATTCCAGCAGAATATTTAGATACCCCTATAGATTTTGATACATTAACAGCTTTAGGATCGATGATGGGTTCTGGTGGTATGATCGTAATGGATGAGGATACCTGTATGCCAGATGTTGCTAAATTTTATTTACAATTCTCTGTAGAAGAATCATGTGGGAAATGTACTCCATGTAGAATTGGAAATGTTAGATTATTAGAAATATTAGATAAAATTACTTCTGGAAGATCAGTAATAGAAGATTTGGAAAGAATGGAAATTTTAGGAAAAACAATCAAAGATTCCGCATTATGTGGTTTAGGACAAACATCACCTAATCCTATATTATCAACTTTACATTATTTTAGAGATGAATATGAAGCACATGTATTAGATAAAACATGTCCTGCTGGTGTATGTAAAAACTTAATTACATATGTAATAGACAAGGAAAAATGTGTGGGATGTACAGCTTGTGCGAGAGTTTGTCCTGTAGAAGCAATAAGTGGTTCTATAAAGAATCCTCATGAAATTGATCAAGAAAAATGTATCAAATGTGGCGCTTGTTATGCAACATGTAGATTTGGCGCCATAGAAAAGATATAGGAAGGAGGAAAAAATATGCCAAAAATTACTATAAATTGTAAAGAAGTTGAAGTACCTGAAAATTACACAGTTTTAGATGCAGTTAAATCTATAGGTGGATATGTTCCAACATTATGTTATATGAAGTTAGAAGATATTGGTATTGAAAATAGACCAGCTTCTTGTAGAGTCTGTATGGTGGAAATTGAAGGAAGAAGAAATTTAGCTCCAGCCTGTGCTACACCTGTTGCAGAAGGATTAGTTGTAAAAACACATTCAAGAAGGGCAATTCATGCGAGAAGAACCGCTGTTCAATTATTATTATCAGATCATCCACAAGATTGTTTGAAATGTCCTAAAAATGGAGAGTGTGAATTACAGGATTTAGCAGCTGAATTAAATATTCATAATAATCCATATTTTGGAAAAATGTCTTTACATAAAAAGGATATTTCTGCGGCAATAATTAGAGATCCAAATAAATGTGTTATGTGTAGAAGATGTGAAACAATGTGTAATGAATTTCAAACTGTAGGTGTATTATCTGCTGTAGATAGAGGGTTTGATGCAGTAGTTAAACCAACCTTTGATTGGTCATTAGAAAGCACCGCATGTACATTCTGTGGACAATGTGTTGCAGTATGTCCAACAGGAGCATTAGTAGAAAGATCATATATTGATCAAGTTTGGGATGTAATTGAAGATCCTAAAAAACATGTTGTTGTTCAAACTGCTCCTGCAGTAAGAGTAGCTATTGGGGAAGAATTCGGTTACGAACCTGGAACTATTTCGACTGGAAAATTGGTTTCTGCTTTAAGAGTTTTAGGATTTGACAAAATATTCGATACTAATTTTGCAGCAGATTTGACTATTATGGAAGAAGCTTATGAATTTAAAGAAAGATTAGAAAATGGTGGTTATTTACCAATGTTAACGAGTTGTTGTCCTGGATGGGTTAAATTTTTAGAACATCAATTCCCAGAATTATTAGAAATGCCATCTTCAGCAAAATCGCCTCAGCAAATGTTTGGTGCTGTTGCAAAAACTTATTATGCCCAAAAAGCTGGTATAGATCCTAAAGACATTGTTGTTGTTTCAATCATGCCATGTTTAGCTAAAAAATATGAAGCAAACAGAGAAGAATTAAGAGGTTCTGGATATCAGGATGTCGATTATGTAATTACAACAAGAGAATTGGCTGATATGATTAGAGAATCTGGAATTAATTTCCAGAATTTACCAGAAGAAGAGTACGATAATCCTTTAGGTGAATCAACTGGTGCTGCTGATATTTTTGGTAGAACAGGTGGTGTTGCAGAAGCTGCTTTAAGAACAGCATACGAATGGATTACTGGTGAAGAATTAGGAAATGTTGAATTTGAAGCTGTAAGAGGTTATGAAGGTGTTAGAATAGCTGAAGTTGGCATTAAAGGAACAAAGGTTAAAGTTGGTGTGGCTCACGGTTTAGGCAATGTTAGAAAACTTTTAGAAGATATCAGAGAAGGAAAAACAGAAGTTCATATGATTGAAGTTATGGCATGTCCTGGAGGTTGTGTTGGTGGTGGAGGACAACCTTATCATCACGGAGATTTTAATATAATAAAGAGAAGAACAGAAGCAATTAATAAGATTGATAGGAATAAACCTATTAGAAAATCACATGAAAATCCTTCAATCAAAAAGATTTATGAGGAATTTCTTGGAAAACCTAATAGCGAAAAAGCTCATCATTTATTACATACAGAATATTTTGAAAGAGAATGGTTATGATATAATAAAAGCGGGGATACCCCCGCTTTTATTATATGAAGATAAATTAAATAGAAATGTAAAGGAGGAGTTTTATGTACACGTATGGATTAATTCTCGTTGCTGATAGTACTAAACAAGCTTATGAACTTGCTTCAAAATATGCAAAAAGATATGGAGAACATAATGTATCCTCATGTATAAATTATTTAGAAGAAAAAAAGTTATTTGAAGATACAATAAACGATTTAATATCAATGTATGAAGGTTTAAAAGAAGCCTCAGAAAATATGATAAAACGTTTTGAAGGGAAAGTCCCTGAAGATGATTATATTTTAAATACCTTAAAGGAAAACATAAAAAGGTATGAAAGTGGGAATTATGCATATCCTGAAGAATGGAAATTAGTTTATCATGATGGTAATGATTTTGAACATATTGATAATTATAAAATTTTTGAAAACATTAAAGATAATAACAGAATAGAAAGTTTATATTTATTAATAATTGATTTACCTTGAGATAACTTCTGCTATCTATTTTATTTTGTTTTTTATAAAAATATATTTGAAATTAAAAGTTGACTTATAATTAAATA from Marinitoga hydrogenitolerans DSM 16785 includes the following:
- a CDS encoding GNAT family N-acetyltransferase, with product MITIYKNYYGDLFFKLKNNTEFREILDLIKKIPKRYIYFFSEVKNEYYYMNNIGELYILKGKKESNILKTFSNFYPENDLIYSILKLTNKFLIPFTVFDLANFYKKGYKIRYLKQNEKVISLYILKNNIVEFVFFDVENINLMIQTLNDIASFVEDEYIINVYSNQQNFKNFLLNKNFLAEKEFFIHRLDGYGIHITTPEKNDSNNMMEFYENVLKNTSTLATQLDEFDKTKKDIEKIIDISKKLFGIRILIAKYEKKIIGNCDIYWNIQRKRLERTAKLGISVLENFRNIGIGTMLINNHIVWCIENPKIHRLELEVFSNNPKAISLYEKLGFTIEGKRKEAAFINYKYYDILFMGYITEPKNLF
- a CDS encoding NADH-quinone oxidoreductase subunit NuoE family protein is translated as MSVELENQIKQVEEYIDSLNLEGKDKVTKRSYLIHVLHKAQEIIGYLPIDVQKVIAKKLDVHASDVYGVVTFYNFFSMKPKGKYPVSVCLGTACYVRGSGDILEEFKKQLGIKEDETTEDGLFSLHAVRCVGACGLAPVVMIGDEVHGRLTTKDVKRLIKDYRARNKE
- a CDS encoding (2Fe-2S) ferredoxin domain-containing protein; amino-acid sequence: MPKIRSLEDLIKQKELVKNKLSLRTVADNENLITLKVAMGTCGIAAGAKETFEKLLDVIEEKGLDNIRVIQTGCMGYCHAEPTVEINEPGKEPILYGRITGEKAKDLIEKHILNGELLQDSIIGETHKSINE
- the nuoF gene encoding NADH-quinone oxidoreductase subunit NuoF, yielding MSSYKYHVLICGGTGCTSSKSELIKDNFEKLIKENGLENDVQVVRTGCFGFCEQGPIVKFLPDNTFYVKVIPDDVEELVNEHIIKGRKVEKLLYVEPTEKERIDESKKMPFYKKQVRVALRNAGLIDPDDIDEYIANDGYQALAKALSITPEEVVEEIKESGLRGRGGGGFPTGLKWGFAQKAKGNIKYVVCNADEGDPGAFMDRSVLEGDPHSVIEGMAIAAYAIGANQGYIYIRAEYPLAVKRLKNAINQAKEYGLLGENILGTDFSFDLEIRLGAGAFVCGEETALLASIEGYRGEPRTKPPFPANKGLWGKPTIINNVETFANIAPIMLKGAKWFRSLGTEKSPGTKVFALAGKINNVGLVEVPMGTTLRDVIFDIGGGIRDNKKFKAVQTGGPSGGCIPAEYLDTPIDFDTLTALGSMMGSGGMIVMDEDTCMPDVAKFYLQFSVEESCGKCTPCRIGNVRLLEILDKITSGRSVIEDLERMEILGKTIKDSALCGLGQTSPNPILSTLHYFRDEYEAHVLDKTCPAGVCKNLITYVIDKEKCVGCTACARVCPVEAISGSIKNPHEIDQEKCIKCGACYATCRFGAIEKI
- a CDS encoding NADH-dependent [FeFe] hydrogenase, group A6; this translates as MPKITINCKEVEVPENYTVLDAVKSIGGYVPTLCYMKLEDIGIENRPASCRVCMVEIEGRRNLAPACATPVAEGLVVKTHSRRAIHARRTAVQLLLSDHPQDCLKCPKNGECELQDLAAELNIHNNPYFGKMSLHKKDISAAIIRDPNKCVMCRRCETMCNEFQTVGVLSAVDRGFDAVVKPTFDWSLESTACTFCGQCVAVCPTGALVERSYIDQVWDVIEDPKKHVVVQTAPAVRVAIGEEFGYEPGTISTGKLVSALRVLGFDKIFDTNFAADLTIMEEAYEFKERLENGGYLPMLTSCCPGWVKFLEHQFPELLEMPSSAKSPQQMFGAVAKTYYAQKAGIDPKDIVVVSIMPCLAKKYEANREELRGSGYQDVDYVITTRELADMIRESGINFQNLPEEEYDNPLGESTGAADIFGRTGGVAEAALRTAYEWITGEELGNVEFEAVRGYEGVRIAEVGIKGTKVKVGVAHGLGNVRKLLEDIREGKTEVHMIEVMACPGGCVGGGGQPYHHGDFNIIKRRTEAINKIDRNKPIRKSHENPSIKKIYEEFLGKPNSEKAHHLLHTEYFEREWL